Proteins from a genomic interval of Helicobacter pylori Shi112:
- a CDS encoding flagellar hook-length control protein FliK has translation MPSPINPIHTNASANASANASTLINSGAKNEVKDTKNAPKNASKDFSKILNQKISKDKTAPKENPLKATPKDTKESAKELEKTHTPHHQHAQNLAKDQQAPTLKDLLNHKKTTASHEAQHETHENHETNPKTPNETLNKNEKKPNGVISNAHQANLTNKNPLTPTNHAIKNPTAPTHNAKDPKTLKDIQTLSQKHDLNASNIQATAPLEKKETPLNASDKLALKTTQTPINHTLAKNDAKNTANLSSVLQSLEKKESHHKERATPPSNEKKTPSLREALQMNAIKRDKTLSKKKPEKTLTKTQTTAPSPENAPKIPLKTPPLMPLIGANPPNDNAPTLLEKEEKTKEVSENKEKTKESNNSTQSVQNAQASDKASENKSVAPKETIKHFTQQLKQEIQEYKPPTSRISMDLFPKELGKVEVIIQKMGKNLKVSVISHNNSLQTFLDNQQDLKNSLNALGFEGVDLSFSQDSSKEQPKESLREPFKEQELTPLKENALKSYQENTDNENQETSMQITLYA, from the coding sequence ATGCCATCTCCTATTAATCCCATTCACACCAACGCAAGCGCCAACGCAAGCGCCAACGCAAGCACTTTAATAAATAGCGGAGCGAAAAACGAAGTTAAAGACACCAAAAACGCCCCCAAAAACGCATCAAAGGATTTCAGTAAGATCTTAAACCAAAAGATCTCTAAAGACAAAACCGCCCCTAAAGAAAATCCTTTAAAAGCCACGCCAAAAGACACTAAAGAGAGCGCTAAAGAGCTTGAAAAAACCCATACCCCACACCACCAACACGCTCAAAATCTCGCCAAAGACCAACAAGCCCCTACTTTAAAAGATTTACTCAACCACAAAAAAACCACCGCCTCGCATGAAGCTCAACACGAAACGCATGAAAACCATGAAACTAACCCAAAAACCCCTAACGAAACTTTAAACAAGAATGAAAAAAAGCCTAATGGAGTTATTTCTAACGCTCATCAAGCGAACTTAACCAATAAAAACCCACTAACCCCCACTAACCACGCTATCAAAAACCCCACAGCCCCAACTCATAACGCTAAAGATCCAAAAACCCTTAAAGACATCCAAACGCTGAGCCAAAAACATGACTTAAACGCCAGCAACATTCAAGCAACCGCTCCGTTAGAAAAAAAAGAAACCCCCTTAAATGCAAGCGACAAGCTCGCTTTAAAAACAACGCAAACGCCCATTAACCACACCCTTGCAAAGAACGACGCTAAAAACACCGCCAACCTTTCTAGCGTTTTGCAATCCTTAGAAAAAAAAGAATCGCACCATAAAGAGCGCGCAACCCCCCCTAGTAACGAAAAAAAAACGCCCTCTTTAAGGGAAGCTTTACAAATGAACGCCATTAAAAGGGATAAAACGCTTTCTAAAAAAAAGCCAGAAAAAACCCTTACTAAAACCCAAACTACAGCCCCAAGCCCAGAAAATGCCCCTAAAATCCCTCTTAAAACGCCCCCTTTAATGCCTTTAATAGGAGCTAACCCCCCTAATGATAACGCTCCAACGCTATTAGAAAAAGAAGAAAAAACTAAAGAAGTAAGCGAAAATAAAGAAAAAACTAAAGAATCCAATAACAGCACTCAAAGCGTGCAAAACGCCCAAGCTAGCGATAAGGCAAGCGAGAATAAAAGCGTTGCCCCTAAAGAGACGATCAAGCATTTCACCCAACAATTAAAGCAAGAAATCCAAGAATACAAACCCCCCACAAGCAGGATCTCTATGGATTTATTCCCTAAGGAATTGGGCAAGGTTGAAGTGATTATTCAAAAAATGGGTAAAAACCTTAAAGTGAGCGTGATTTCTCATAACAACAGCTTGCAAACCTTTTTAGACAACCAACAAGATCTCAAAAACAGCCTGAACGCTTTAGGCTTTGAAGGGGTGGATTTGAGCTTTTCGCAAGATTCTTCTAAAGAGCAACCCAAAGAGTCATTAAGAGAGCCATTCAAAGAGCAGGAATTAACCCCCTTAAAAGAAAACGCCCTAAAAAGCTACCAAGAGAATACGGATAATGAAAACCAAGAAACGAGCATGCAAATCACTCTTTATGCGTGA